A section of the Thermoflexus hugenholtzii JAD2 genome encodes:
- a CDS encoding alpha/beta hydrolase — MAPFREEEIKGWLELWAPRPGEGPLRPGGEPFAFAGGPIGVLLVHGFTGAPQEMRGLGRFLAENGMTVLGIRLPGHGTRPEDLERVTWRDWVEAVARGADLLRERCTRVFLCGLSLGGLLVLYEATRRPPDGLIVMASPYRIRDVRLRFLWLLKRLFPYAGKDPSDLRDPEVHREHVSYSRYPLSAVEELLRVLRAATSGLPQVRCPTLLIYSYADRTVPPDQGWMIYHRLGSADKTIHWLIRSGHVIPEDVEREEAFEQIARFIRRVASTERLPQS; from the coding sequence ATGGCTCCCTTTCGTGAAGAGGAAATTAAAGGATGGCTGGAGCTCTGGGCGCCGCGGCCCGGGGAAGGGCCCCTGCGACCGGGCGGAGAGCCCTTCGCTTTCGCCGGCGGCCCCATCGGCGTGTTGCTGGTCCATGGGTTCACCGGAGCCCCTCAGGAGATGCGCGGGCTGGGCCGATTTCTGGCCGAGAATGGGATGACCGTGCTGGGGATCCGGCTCCCTGGCCACGGGACCCGGCCGGAGGATCTGGAACGGGTGACATGGCGGGACTGGGTGGAGGCGGTGGCGCGGGGGGCGGACCTCCTGCGGGAACGCTGTACTCGGGTGTTCCTGTGCGGCCTTTCCCTGGGCGGCCTCCTGGTCCTCTATGAGGCCACCCGGCGTCCGCCCGACGGCCTCATCGTGATGGCCTCGCCCTATCGGATCCGGGACGTCCGTCTGCGTTTCCTCTGGCTGCTCAAGCGCCTGTTCCCATATGCCGGCAAGGACCCTTCGGATCTCCGAGATCCAGAAGTCCATAGGGAGCACGTCTCCTACTCCCGATATCCGCTCTCGGCCGTTGAGGAGCTGCTCCGGGTCCTCCGCGCGGCCACGTCCGGCCTGCCGCAGGTGCGCTGCCCGACGCTGCTCATTTACTCCTACGCGGACCGCACGGTCCCGCCGGATCAGGGATGGATGATTTACCACCGGCTGGGGAGCGCGGACAAGACCATCCACTGGTTGATCCGGAGCGGCCACGTGATCCCGGAGGACGTGGAGCGCGAGGAGGCCTTTGAACAGATCGCCCGCTTCATCCGGCGCGTGGCCAGCACGGAGCGCCTCCCCCAGTCTTGA
- a CDS encoding ubiquinone/menaquinone biosynthesis methyltransferase, with protein MTADRPQQVRAMFARIAHRYDLMNRLMTGGLDLRWRREAIRACALSDHARVLDVGTGTGDLAAEVLRQHPEALAVGCDFTLPMMRQGRTRPGRQRIHWVGGDALRLPFPDDCFDAAVSGFVMRNVADLHLAFREQARVVRPGGRVVCLEAVRPPERWWAPLYRFYFHRLVPLLGALVAGDRAAYTYLPQSVAGFLRLEELAEAMRQAGLIVEATRTFMLGTVALVIGRKPSPSHVGGNQNRSAGVPSPTRRA; from the coding sequence ATGACCGCGGATCGACCCCAGCAGGTCCGGGCGATGTTCGCCCGCATTGCCCATCGCTATGACCTGATGAACCGACTGATGACCGGCGGCCTGGATCTGCGCTGGCGCCGCGAAGCCATCCGGGCCTGCGCGCTGTCGGACCATGCCCGGGTGCTGGATGTGGGGACCGGGACCGGTGATCTGGCCGCCGAGGTGTTGCGGCAGCATCCGGAGGCGCTGGCGGTGGGCTGCGATTTCACCCTCCCGATGATGCGCCAGGGACGGACCCGACCGGGGCGCCAGCGGATCCACTGGGTGGGCGGGGATGCGCTGCGCCTTCCCTTCCCGGATGACTGCTTCGATGCGGCGGTCTCCGGCTTCGTGATGCGCAACGTGGCCGACCTCCACCTCGCCTTCCGGGAGCAGGCCCGCGTCGTCCGCCCGGGCGGGCGGGTCGTCTGCCTGGAGGCCGTCCGGCCGCCGGAGCGCTGGTGGGCCCCGCTTTACCGGTTCTACTTCCACCGCCTGGTCCCGTTGCTGGGGGCGCTGGTGGCGGGAGACCGCGCCGCCTACACTTACCTGCCCCAGTCCGTGGCGGGCTTCCTCCGTCTGGAGGAGCTGGCGGAGGCGATGCGCCAGGCCGGCCTGATCGTGGAGGCCACCCGCACGTTCATGCTGGGGACGGTGGCCCTGGTGATCGGGCGCAAGCCCTCACCGTCTCACGTGGGCGGGAACCAGAACCGCTCCGCCGGGGTCCCCTCGCCGACCCGAAGGGCATAG
- a CDS encoding PIG-L deacetylase family protein, whose amino-acid sequence MNDVRLLNPGEKGALWVLSPHLDDAVLSCGGTLYRRARAGIPVKVITVFAGDPRDPLPSFAQALHTLWGGGEQAMAMRRAEDREALDMLGAQAIHWDLPDVIYRRDARGQPLCQGREDLFRPIHPDEAPWIERIREALDALPWGEGDLLLAPLALGGHVDHRLVRAAVEGLSRTGIRLGFYEDFPYAETEPFAGLPGWQPCRVALGEEDLRMKAAAIRAYRSQWPIFFLNEEEILERIRAYALRVGEGTPAERFWFPPT is encoded by the coding sequence GTGAACGATGTCAGGCTTCTGAATCCGGGGGAGAAAGGAGCGCTCTGGGTGCTCTCTCCTCATCTGGATGATGCGGTCCTCTCCTGTGGGGGAACCCTCTACCGGAGGGCCCGGGCCGGCATCCCGGTGAAGGTGATCACGGTCTTCGCCGGGGATCCCCGGGATCCTCTCCCTTCTTTCGCTCAGGCGTTGCACACCCTGTGGGGCGGCGGGGAACAGGCCATGGCCATGCGGCGCGCGGAGGATCGGGAGGCGCTGGACATGCTCGGCGCCCAGGCCATTCACTGGGACCTCCCGGATGTCATTTATCGCCGGGACGCCCGAGGTCAGCCCCTCTGTCAGGGCCGGGAGGACCTTTTCCGCCCCATCCATCCCGATGAGGCGCCGTGGATCGAACGGATCCGGGAAGCCCTGGACGCTCTCCCCTGGGGGGAGGGGGACCTTCTCCTGGCACCCCTCGCCCTGGGTGGGCATGTGGATCACCGTCTGGTCCGAGCCGCTGTGGAAGGCCTTTCCCGGACTGGAATCCGGCTGGGGTTCTATGAGGATTTCCCCTACGCGGAGACCGAGCCCTTCGCCGGCCTTCCCGGGTGGCAGCCATGCCGGGTGGCGCTGGGCGAGGAGGACCTCCGGATGAAAGCGGCGGCGATCCGCGCTTATCGTTCCCAGTGGCCCATCTTTTTCCTCAATGAGGAAGAAATCCTGGAGCGCATCCGAGCCTATGCCCTTCGGGTCGGCGAGGGGACCCCGGCGGAGCGGTTCTGGTTCCCGCCCACGTGA
- a CDS encoding PQQ-dependent sugar dehydrogenase: protein MPAHSAGRSTYLLALLLIGLLSACGTSLSGATAFPATMKTPSAPEVSASTTASPSTTLFLPLVTRGILPPPDEASRRIRVPPGFAIRIFAEGLNGKARMMAFGPDGALYLTLMSAGQIVRLPDRNGDGRADRVEVVAEGLALPHGIEWLGEWLYVAEGDRIERLRDGDGDGRLEIRELVTDNIPPARGHVSRTLHFGPDGKLYVSAGSSCNICEEDDPRRAAILRFNPDGTIPADNPLAADPDPRRRPLWAWGLRNSVDFMWTPGGQLWADHNGSDGLGDDLPPEEVIIAVLPARHHGWPYCYTPGLGPNLPPASRMEVQDPRMPLPLGFTCEQAVPALFTDLAHSAPLGMEPGSSSAFPLEYRDDLFIAYHGSWNTTLASARDCKVQRIVVENGQPIRSEEFANGWRAPGKMCGDPATWGRPVDVLFGPDGAMYISDDHGGRVYRVVYTGP, encoded by the coding sequence ATGCCGGCCCATTCTGCTGGTCGTTCGACCTACCTCCTTGCCTTGCTGCTGATCGGCCTGCTGAGCGCCTGCGGGACAAGTCTGTCGGGCGCGACAGCCTTCCCTGCGACGATGAAAACGCCATCTGCTCCGGAGGTTTCCGCCTCCACAACAGCCTCGCCCTCCACCACCCTGTTTCTCCCTCTGGTGACCCGAGGGATTCTTCCTCCGCCCGATGAGGCGAGCCGGCGCATCCGGGTGCCCCCTGGCTTTGCGATCCGTATCTTCGCCGAAGGGCTGAACGGAAAGGCCCGCATGATGGCTTTCGGACCGGACGGAGCCCTTTACCTTACCCTGATGAGTGCCGGGCAAATCGTGCGCCTGCCGGACCGCAATGGGGATGGTCGGGCGGACCGGGTGGAGGTGGTGGCCGAGGGGCTCGCTCTGCCCCATGGCATCGAGTGGTTGGGCGAATGGCTCTACGTAGCGGAAGGGGATCGGATCGAGCGGTTGCGGGATGGGGATGGCGATGGGCGTCTGGAAATCCGGGAGCTGGTGACCGACAACATCCCGCCTGCCCGTGGGCATGTCAGCCGGACCCTCCATTTCGGCCCGGATGGGAAGCTATATGTGAGCGCTGGATCCTCCTGTAACATCTGCGAGGAAGATGATCCTCGACGCGCCGCGATCCTTCGCTTTAACCCGGATGGGACGATCCCGGCGGACAACCCGCTGGCGGCTGATCCGGATCCCCGACGCCGCCCCCTCTGGGCCTGGGGGCTCCGCAACAGCGTGGACTTCATGTGGACGCCGGGAGGACAGCTGTGGGCGGATCATAACGGAAGCGACGGCCTGGGAGACGATTTGCCCCCTGAAGAGGTGATCATCGCCGTCCTCCCGGCTCGTCATCACGGCTGGCCGTATTGCTACACTCCCGGGCTGGGCCCGAACCTCCCCCCCGCATCCCGTATGGAGGTCCAGGATCCCCGCATGCCGCTTCCCCTGGGGTTCACCTGCGAGCAGGCAGTTCCTGCGCTGTTCACCGATCTCGCTCACAGCGCTCCTCTGGGGATGGAGCCTGGCAGCTCGTCCGCGTTCCCCCTTGAGTATCGGGATGATCTCTTCATCGCCTATCACGGGTCATGGAACACCACGCTCGCCAGCGCCCGGGACTGCAAGGTGCAGCGGATCGTGGTGGAGAACGGCCAGCCCATCCGCAGCGAGGAGTTCGCGAACGGATGGCGGGCGCCCGGGAAAATGTGTGGAGACCCGGCCACATGGGGGCGCCCGGTAGACGTCCTTTTCGGGCCGGACGGGGCCATGTATATCTCCGATGATCACGGAGGGCGGGTCTATCGCGTGGTCTACACCGGCCCTTGA
- a CDS encoding tRNA (adenine-N1)-methyltransferase has protein sequence MQEPSKAAKPGDLALLLDARGKPFLVRLEPGGRLHTHRGVVAHEDCIGRPWGSVVRSHRGEPFYLLEPSTEELIRYLPRQTQILYPKDIGYILLKLAVRPGRLILEAGTGSGGLTLALAQAVWPLGRVITYEVRPEMQALARRNLERVGLAEMVTWRLRDIAEGFEETEADALFLDLPEPWAYLPQAAAALRSGGFFGAILPTANQVIRLLEALPAHGFGFIETVEVLLRPYHAVGWRFRPADRMVAHTGFLIFARRLLEPLATEEGTLPSALEEEEKEEPHEAFQGPV, from the coding sequence ATGCAGGAGCCCTCTAAGGCGGCGAAACCCGGCGATCTGGCCCTGCTCCTGGACGCCCGGGGGAAGCCGTTCCTGGTCCGGCTGGAGCCGGGCGGACGCCTGCACACCCATCGAGGGGTGGTGGCTCATGAGGATTGCATCGGCCGGCCCTGGGGGAGCGTGGTGCGTTCCCACCGGGGGGAGCCCTTCTACCTGCTGGAGCCCTCCACAGAGGAGCTGATCCGTTACCTTCCCCGACAGACCCAGATCCTCTACCCCAAGGACATCGGCTACATCCTGCTGAAGCTGGCGGTCCGCCCCGGCCGCCTGATCCTGGAGGCGGGCACCGGGAGCGGAGGGCTGACCCTGGCCCTGGCCCAGGCGGTCTGGCCCCTGGGGCGGGTGATCACCTATGAGGTGCGTCCCGAGATGCAGGCCCTGGCCCGCCGCAACCTGGAGCGGGTGGGCTTGGCGGAGATGGTCACCTGGCGCCTGCGGGACATCGCGGAGGGCTTCGAGGAGACGGAGGCCGATGCCCTGTTCCTGGATCTGCCGGAGCCGTGGGCGTATCTCCCCCAGGCGGCGGCCGCTTTGCGGAGCGGCGGCTTCTTCGGCGCGATCCTCCCCACCGCCAACCAGGTCATCCGCCTCCTGGAGGCCCTCCCGGCGCACGGCTTCGGCTTCATCGAGACGGTGGAGGTCCTCCTGCGCCCCTATCACGCCGTGGGCTGGCGTTTCCGTCCGGCCGACCGCATGGTCGCCCACACCGGATTTCTGATCTTCGCCCGCCGCCTCCTGGAGCCCCTGGCTACGGAGGAGGGCACGCTTCCCTCCGCTCTCGAAGAGGAGGAGAAGGAAGAACCGCACGAAGCCTTTCAAGGGCCGGTGTAG
- a CDS encoding carbon starvation CstA family protein yields MSAFWVIIIGILVQLLIWNLYAKRVDREIIQSDPKRATPARMYMDGVDFVPTSRNVLIGYHFKSIAAAGPIVGPITAAGLWGWLPALLWLILGVSFIGWASDYSAIMLSVRNDGNSLSAVAYRLISPRTRTLLFVFIFFYLLLIAGAFVNLIASVLLNPTVPLGIIALALMGLLMGQMLYRWKMDLVVVTAITLIITLVAIGVGPVGLQQVQEGNQVKTIQGPVGQLFDGLNAAIGKQALYQYFDPTAQQFKGGTASVTPAYIFWMLFTFVFCYLGANLPIWRFAQPVNYLGFWITAIVIVLSYLGGIVGFFTNPSAVSFKLPAFTGFVAPNRVDLQPLWPMLFVTIACGAISGWHALFGSVGTARQLEYETDALPVGGGAMLFGENTLGLLSLIAISIAGKGAGAAAFASGVGTLLSQLFGPAFLPYGTALGFAAFVVIVITVVQLVFRLMRVTLGEWVGEIQPVFKNPHVASLISMALAALLVLTGTWIYLWQLFGAANQLMAGLALLIVTVWLVSERRPAWYAGLPGVFMYVTTMAAILVTLWNQRLALQTSIANNQPVAILGSIVMLILAALLFIAAAFIGYEGWVAFNRWRAAPARPAPAGGGE; encoded by the coding sequence ATGAGCGCCTTCTGGGTTATTATCATTGGCATCCTGGTCCAGCTGCTCATCTGGAACCTCTACGCCAAGCGGGTCGACCGGGAGATCATCCAGTCCGACCCGAAGCGGGCGACCCCGGCCCGCATGTATATGGATGGCGTGGACTTCGTCCCCACCAGCCGCAACGTCCTCATCGGCTATCACTTCAAGTCCATCGCCGCGGCGGGCCCCATCGTGGGGCCGATCACGGCGGCCGGGCTGTGGGGCTGGCTCCCTGCTCTCCTCTGGCTGATCCTCGGGGTGTCCTTCATCGGGTGGGCCAGCGACTACAGCGCCATCATGCTCTCCGTGCGCAACGACGGCAACTCCCTGAGCGCTGTCGCCTACCGCCTGATCAGCCCTCGCACCCGCACCCTCCTCTTCGTGTTCATCTTCTTCTACCTGCTGCTGATCGCTGGGGCCTTCGTGAACTTGATCGCCAGCGTTCTCTTGAACCCAACGGTTCCTCTGGGCATCATCGCTCTGGCCCTGATGGGGCTGTTGATGGGTCAGATGCTTTATCGCTGGAAGATGGATCTGGTGGTGGTCACCGCGATCACTTTGATTATCACTCTGGTGGCCATTGGGGTCGGCCCGGTCGGGCTGCAGCAGGTCCAGGAGGGGAATCAGGTGAAGACCATCCAAGGGCCGGTCGGCCAGTTGTTTGATGGCCTGAACGCCGCCATCGGCAAGCAGGCGCTTTATCAATACTTCGATCCGACGGCCCAGCAGTTCAAGGGCGGCACGGCCAGTGTGACCCCCGCTTACATCTTCTGGATGCTGTTCACCTTCGTTTTCTGTTACCTCGGGGCTAACCTTCCGATCTGGCGTTTCGCTCAGCCGGTCAACTATCTGGGGTTCTGGATCACGGCAATCGTGATTGTGCTTTCTTATCTGGGCGGCATCGTCGGATTCTTCACGAACCCCAGCGCAGTGTCGTTCAAGCTCCCTGCCTTCACCGGCTTCGTGGCTCCCAACCGGGTGGATCTGCAACCCTTGTGGCCGATGCTCTTTGTGACCATCGCCTGTGGTGCGATCTCCGGCTGGCACGCCCTCTTCGGCTCGGTGGGCACCGCCCGGCAGCTGGAGTATGAGACCGATGCCCTGCCGGTGGGCGGCGGGGCCATGCTCTTCGGTGAGAACACCCTGGGGCTGCTCTCCCTCATCGCCATTTCCATTGCGGGAAAGGGTGCGGGGGCCGCTGCCTTCGCCAGCGGCGTGGGCACGCTGCTCTCCCAGCTCTTCGGCCCCGCCTTCCTGCCTTACGGCACTGCCCTGGGCTTTGCGGCCTTCGTGGTCATCGTCATCACCGTGGTCCAGCTGGTCTTCCGACTGATGCGGGTCACCCTGGGGGAGTGGGTGGGGGAGATCCAGCCGGTCTTCAAGAACCCGCACGTGGCCAGCCTGATCTCCATGGCCCTGGCGGCCCTCCTGGTGCTCACCGGGACCTGGATCTATCTCTGGCAGCTGTTCGGCGCCGCCAATCAGCTGATGGCCGGCCTGGCCCTGCTCATCGTCACGGTCTGGCTGGTCTCGGAGCGGCGGCCGGCCTGGTACGCGGGGCTGCCGGGGGTCTTCATGTATGTCACGACCATGGCCGCCATCCTAGTCACCCTGTGGAACCAGCGCCTCGCCCTCCAGACTTCTATCGCCAACAACCAGCCGGTGGCGATCTTGGGTTCCATCGTGATGCTGATCCTGGCCGCTCTGCTCTTCATCGCCGCCGCCTTTATCGGCTATGAAGGATGGGTGGCCTTCAACCGCTGGCGGGCCGCTCCGGCGCGCCCGGCCCCGGCTGGCGGCGGGGAGTGA
- a CDS encoding cytochrome C oxidase subunit IV family protein has translation MGGTSVSTDRQEGTLGAKAHRHPNYVLVGIVLIVLTILEVSVIGLPVPQLPFLLGFAIAKALLILMYFMHLKFDSRLYAVLFAYPWPLALLLVGMLIWVYFGFRA, from the coding sequence GTGGGTGGGACTTCCGTGAGCACCGATCGACAGGAAGGGACCTTGGGGGCCAAGGCCCATCGGCATCCGAACTATGTCCTGGTGGGGATCGTGTTGATCGTCCTCACGATCCTGGAAGTGAGCGTCATCGGCCTGCCGGTGCCCCAGCTGCCCTTCCTGCTGGGGTTCGCCATCGCCAAGGCGCTCCTTATTCTGATGTATTTCATGCACCTGAAGTTCGACTCCCGTCTTTATGCGGTGCTCTTCGCTTATCCCTGGCCGCTGGCTCTCCTGCTGGTGGGGATGCTGATCTGGGTGTATTTCGGGTTCCGGGCATAG
- a CDS encoding cytochrome c oxidase subunit 3, which produces MASHHPAVGSEIAVDSRKLGVWIFLASEVIFFASLIVSYLVLHNRVTRGPTAHEALTLTIPTINTMILLTSSVTMVLALAHLRDGNQRASIAWLLTTAWLGICFLILKAVEYNHHLHEGLTPSVNVFGSAYYTVTGFHAAHVAVGVIWILSVALGLRRRLSPQNDVPVETVGLYWHFVDLVWVAIFMVVYLMR; this is translated from the coding sequence ATGGCCAGTCATCATCCGGCGGTCGGATCCGAGATCGCAGTCGACAGCCGTAAGCTGGGGGTCTGGATCTTCCTGGCCTCTGAGGTGATCTTCTTCGCCTCCCTCATCGTCTCCTACCTGGTGCTGCACAACCGGGTCACCCGCGGCCCCACCGCCCATGAGGCCCTCACCCTGACCATCCCCACCATCAACACCATGATCCTGCTCACCAGCAGCGTGACCATGGTGCTGGCCCTGGCCCATCTGCGGGATGGCAACCAGCGGGCCTCCATCGCCTGGCTGCTCACCACCGCCTGGCTGGGGATCTGCTTCCTGATCCTGAAGGCGGTGGAATACAACCATCATCTCCACGAGGGCCTCACCCCCAGCGTCAACGTCTTCGGCTCCGCCTACTACACGGTCACCGGCTTCCACGCCGCCCACGTGGCGGTGGGGGTGATCTGGATCCTGAGCGTGGCCCTGGGGCTGCGCCGCCGCCTCTCGCCTCAGAACGACGTCCCGGTAGAGACAGTGGGGCTTTACTGGCACTTCGTGGACCTGGTGTGGGTGGCGATTTTCATGGTGGTGTATCTCATGCGCTAA
- the ctaD gene encoding cytochrome c oxidase subunit I produces the protein MASSTVALPRVYAERGLLSWLTTVDHKRIGILYILGAGFFALIGGLEALLIRTQLAVPNNRVLVGDAYNQVLTMHGTTMVFLVVMPVLAGLGNYVVPLMIGARDMAYPRLNAFGVWMFLLGGIFLNLSFLLGGAPDAGWFGYAPLTAKTFSRGTGIDFWILGLQLLGISSITSSINFVSTILLLRAPGLTLNRLPLFAWTTMVTSFLILFAMPSVSAALFLLFLDRHLGTHFFNPAAGGDPLLWQHLFWFFGHPEVYIMILPAMGIVSEVLPVFSRKPIFGYTAVAYSSVAIGFIGFTVWAHHMFAVGLPDVVNAFFSAASMLVAVPTAIKVFNWIATIWGGAVRYRVPFLFAAAFVALFVIGGLSGLFLASVPVDWQVTDTYFVVAHFHYTLFGGSMFAIVAGIYYWFPKITGRFLDERLGRLHFALQFIGFNLTFFPMHFLGLAGMPRRVYTYAAGLGWEGLNLLATVGAFLLALSFVVFFVNIARSLVAGERAPDDPWDGHTLEWLTASPPPPYNFARIPAVHSRRPAWDHKYTGNPHPRPVAEAPTAQAPGGDGPEGDSEAEPIHLPAPSPWPLILAAGLTVFALGLVTHWIFIPIGLLLFALGLARWVQQPLFPEAEAHGAHS, from the coding sequence ATGGCCAGCTCGACGGTCGCGCTCCCCCGCGTGTATGCCGAACGCGGGTTGCTCTCGTGGCTGACCACAGTCGACCACAAGCGCATCGGCATCCTCTACATACTGGGCGCCGGGTTCTTCGCCCTGATCGGCGGCCTGGAGGCGCTGCTCATCCGGACCCAGCTGGCGGTCCCGAACAACCGGGTGCTGGTAGGGGACGCTTACAACCAGGTTCTGACCATGCATGGAACCACCATGGTCTTCCTGGTGGTGATGCCGGTGCTGGCGGGGCTGGGGAACTACGTCGTCCCTCTGATGATCGGGGCCCGGGACATGGCCTACCCCCGCCTCAACGCCTTCGGCGTGTGGATGTTCCTGCTGGGCGGGATCTTTCTGAACCTGAGCTTCCTCCTGGGCGGGGCGCCGGACGCAGGTTGGTTCGGCTACGCGCCGCTGACGGCAAAGACGTTCTCGAGGGGGACCGGCATCGATTTCTGGATCCTGGGCCTGCAGCTCCTGGGGATCTCCTCCATCACCTCCTCCATCAACTTTGTCTCCACCATCCTGCTGCTACGGGCGCCTGGCCTCACCCTGAACCGCCTGCCGCTCTTCGCCTGGACGACGATGGTCACATCTTTCCTCATCCTCTTCGCCATGCCCAGCGTCTCGGCGGCGCTGTTCCTCCTGTTCCTGGATCGTCATCTGGGGACGCATTTCTTCAACCCGGCGGCGGGCGGAGATCCGTTGCTGTGGCAGCATCTCTTCTGGTTCTTCGGCCATCCGGAGGTCTACATCATGATCCTGCCGGCGATGGGGATCGTCTCAGAGGTGCTGCCGGTCTTCTCCCGCAAGCCCATCTTCGGTTACACGGCGGTGGCATACTCCAGCGTGGCCATCGGCTTCATCGGGTTCACCGTCTGGGCTCACCACATGTTCGCCGTGGGGCTGCCGGACGTGGTGAACGCCTTCTTCTCGGCCGCCAGCATGCTGGTGGCCGTGCCCACGGCCATCAAGGTCTTCAACTGGATCGCCACCATCTGGGGCGGGGCGGTGCGGTATCGCGTCCCCTTCCTCTTCGCCGCCGCCTTCGTCGCCCTCTTCGTCATCGGCGGGTTGAGCGGCCTGTTCCTGGCCTCGGTCCCGGTGGACTGGCAGGTGACGGACACCTACTTCGTGGTCGCCCACTTCCATTACACGCTCTTCGGCGGCTCCATGTTCGCCATCGTGGCCGGGATCTATTACTGGTTCCCCAAGATCACCGGCCGCTTCCTGGACGAACGGCTGGGTCGTTTGCATTTCGCCCTCCAGTTCATCGGCTTCAACCTTACGTTCTTCCCGATGCATTTCCTGGGGCTCGCTGGGATGCCCCGGCGGGTCTACACTTACGCAGCGGGCCTGGGCTGGGAGGGGCTGAACCTGCTGGCGACCGTCGGCGCCTTCCTCCTGGCCCTGAGCTTCGTGGTCTTCTTCGTTAACATCGCCCGCAGCCTGGTCGCCGGGGAGCGGGCCCCGGACGATCCGTGGGACGGTCACACCCTGGAGTGGCTGACCGCTTCGCCGCCGCCGCCCTATAACTTCGCCCGCATCCCGGCCGTTCACAGCCGCCGGCCGGCCTGGGACCACAAATACACCGGGAACCCCCATCCACGTCCGGTGGCGGAGGCCCCGACGGCGCAGGCCCCCGGTGGGGACGGGCCCGAAGGGGATTCGGAGGCGGAGCCCATCCATCTGCCTGCGCCGAGCCCATGGCCGCTGATCCTGGCGGCCGGGTTGACGGTCTTCGCCCTGGGGCTGGTGACCCACTGGATCTTCATCCCCATAGGGCTCCTTTTGTTCGCCCTGGGGCTGGCCCGCTGGGTCCAGCAGCCCCTGTTCCCAGAAGCAGAAGCGCACGGTGCTCATTCTTGA
- the coxB gene encoding cytochrome c oxidase subunit II encodes MPFARDRGKGWAPYPGLGIGVMVGLLTGCAAQSPSILHPVSPKGRAEADLFGFILAITAFVFVVVEALLLYAVIRFRARDPRAIPPQIHGNRALEFSWTTVTALGLAVIFAMTWRTMAATSTPPADALPVKVIGHQWWWEFQYPTLGITTANELVIPVGQPLRVTVTSADVIHSFWVPQLGGKMDAIPGRENVLWLQADVEGTYYGQCAELCGTSHANMRLRVHAVSREAFDRWAEAQRAPAASPTEPLAQQGYQVFMSKACVGCHVIEGTPAQGKVGPNLTHVGSRTTIAAGLLENTPENMARWLDNPPAIKPGSLMPRLGLTPEEIQALVAYLSSLK; translated from the coding sequence ATGCCATTCGCACGCGATCGAGGCAAGGGATGGGCGCCCTACCCAGGGTTGGGAATCGGGGTGATGGTGGGCCTCCTGACCGGATGCGCCGCCCAGAGCCCCTCGATCCTGCACCCAGTCTCCCCCAAAGGACGCGCCGAGGCGGATCTGTTCGGCTTCATCTTGGCGATCACCGCCTTCGTCTTCGTCGTGGTGGAAGCCTTGTTGCTCTATGCCGTCATCCGCTTCCGGGCCCGGGATCCCCGGGCAATTCCACCTCAGATCCACGGGAACCGCGCCCTGGAGTTCTCCTGGACCACTGTGACCGCCCTGGGGCTGGCGGTGATCTTCGCCATGACCTGGCGGACGATGGCCGCGACCTCCACGCCGCCGGCCGACGCGCTGCCGGTGAAGGTCATCGGCCATCAATGGTGGTGGGAGTTTCAGTATCCGACCCTCGGGATCACCACTGCCAACGAGCTGGTGATCCCGGTCGGCCAGCCCCTTCGGGTCACCGTCACCTCCGCCGACGTCATCCACAGCTTCTGGGTCCCCCAGCTGGGCGGCAAGATGGACGCCATCCCCGGCCGGGAGAACGTCCTGTGGCTGCAGGCCGATGTGGAGGGGACCTACTACGGGCAGTGCGCCGAGCTGTGCGGCACTTCCCACGCCAACATGCGGTTGCGGGTACACGCAGTCTCCCGGGAGGCCTTCGACCGATGGGCCGAGGCCCAGCGGGCCCCGGCGGCCTCCCCGACAGAGCCCTTGGCGCAGCAAGGCTATCAAGTCTTTATGAGCAAGGCCTGCGTGGGATGCCATGTCATTGAGGGCACTCCGGCCCAGGGGAAGGTGGGGCCGAACCTCACCCACGTGGGCAGCCGGACGACGATCGCGGCGGGCCTTCTGGAGAACACCCCGGAGAACATGGCCCGCTGGCTCGATAATCCCCCGGCCATCAAGCCGGGCTCGTTGATGCCCCGCCTGGGCCTGACCCCGGAGGAGATCCAAGCCCTGGTGGCCTATCTCTCTTCCCTGAAGTGA